The following are encoded together in the Bacillus sp. V2I10 genome:
- a CDS encoding response regulator: MQVKPVSVLLIEDDLMVQEVNREFLDRVNGFEVIGIASNGAEGLELVRKLAPDLILIDMYMPKMNGLETIQAIRAEGHASDIIAITAASDMETVRNVLLHGAVDYLMKPFKFERLKQSLENYSAYRSKLKDKSRLTQNELDSIRFQKEEPKEKKDLPKGLHEVTLYKILTYLTNQSAPVSAENVASSVGIARVTARRYLEHLEREGKLEIDIQYGGVGRPVNKYLISKRV, encoded by the coding sequence ATGCAGGTCAAACCAGTTTCCGTACTTCTGATTGAAGATGATTTAATGGTTCAGGAAGTGAATCGGGAGTTTTTAGATAGAGTGAATGGTTTTGAAGTTATTGGCATCGCATCAAATGGTGCCGAAGGCCTGGAGCTTGTGCGAAAGCTTGCTCCTGATCTGATTTTGATTGATATGTATATGCCCAAAATGAATGGTCTTGAGACCATTCAAGCCATTCGGGCTGAAGGACATGCCTCTGATATTATTGCGATAACGGCCGCAAGTGATATGGAAACAGTCCGAAATGTTCTGCTTCACGGAGCCGTTGATTATTTAATGAAACCATTCAAATTCGAACGGCTGAAGCAATCACTTGAAAACTATTCAGCCTACCGCAGCAAGCTGAAAGATAAATCCCGGCTGACACAAAATGAACTTGATTCCATCAGGTTTCAAAAAGAAGAGCCTAAAGAGAAAAAGGATTTGCCAAAAGGATTGCATGAGGTGACTCTCTATAAAATTCTCACCTATCTCACAAATCAAAGCGCTCCTGTTTCAGCTGAGAATGTAGCCTCAAGCGTGGGAATTGCCAGAGTAACAGCAAGACGATATCTTGAACACCTTGAACGAGAAGGAAAATTAGAGATTGATATTCAATATGGCGGTGTCGGGAGGCCTGTCAACAAGTATCTAATTTCAAAAAGAGTATAA
- a CDS encoding ThuA domain-containing protein has translation MKITVWNENRHEQKNPTVAEIYPEGIHGAIANLLKENGFDAETATLDQPEHGLTEEVLSGTDVLFWWGHLAHDEVTDEIVERVQKRVLEGMGLVVLHSGHFSKIFKKLMGTSCDLKWREADDKERLWVVDPSHPITEGIGEYIEIEKEEMYGEHFDIPAPDQLVFVSWFEGGEVFRSGCTYQRGNGKIFYFRPGHETYPTYHNKEIQKVLVNAANWAAPTKREYPVYGNAQPLEKITVKS, from the coding sequence ATGAAAATTACAGTTTGGAACGAAAACCGCCATGAACAAAAAAATCCAACAGTAGCAGAAATTTATCCTGAAGGCATTCACGGCGCCATCGCTAACTTATTAAAAGAAAACGGGTTTGATGCTGAGACTGCTACATTAGATCAGCCTGAGCACGGGCTAACAGAAGAAGTTTTAAGCGGGACTGACGTTCTTTTCTGGTGGGGACACCTTGCACATGATGAGGTAACTGACGAAATCGTTGAGCGAGTTCAAAAACGTGTACTTGAAGGAATGGGCTTAGTTGTTCTTCATTCAGGACATTTCTCAAAAATCTTTAAAAAGCTGATGGGTACATCTTGTGACCTAAAATGGCGCGAAGCCGACGACAAAGAGCGTCTATGGGTTGTTGATCCTTCTCATCCAATTACTGAAGGAATCGGCGAGTACATCGAAATTGAAAAAGAAGAAATGTACGGAGAGCATTTTGATATTCCGGCACCAGATCAATTAGTATTTGTCAGCTGGTTTGAAGGCGGAGAAGTATTCCGTTCAGGATGCACATATCAAAGAGGAAACGGAAAGATTTTCTACTTCCGCCCTGGCCATGAAACATACCCGACATACCATAACAAAGAAATTCAAAAAGTATTAGTGAATGCAGCTAATTGGGCAGCACCGACAAAACGCGAGTATCCGGTTTACGGAAATGCTCAGCCGCTTGAGAAAATTACTGTTAAGTCATAA
- a CDS encoding carbohydrate ABC transporter permease: protein MISKKTNWPVTILLILGAMFIILPLYLTITIAFKTPQELAGNLLALPQSWSFDNFAKAIEMTNFFNALKNSVFVTVLVVIFTVLTNSMVAYAIARNMHKKFYKFTFYYFVSAMFIPFPIIMLPIVRQTALWGMDNLVGLVILYIVYNLSFNIFIYVGYIRSIPKELEEAAIVDGATTWGVFWKVIFPLLAPMNATVAILTCLGAWNDFLLPLVVLSDSDMATLPLVQYIFQSQFSTDYNLAFASYLLALIPMIIVYVFAQKWIISGVMKGSIK from the coding sequence ATGATCAGCAAAAAGACAAACTGGCCTGTCACCATACTCTTGATTTTAGGAGCAATGTTCATTATCCTGCCGCTGTACTTAACCATTACCATTGCCTTTAAAACACCGCAGGAGCTTGCGGGAAACTTGCTTGCTCTGCCGCAGTCATGGTCTTTTGACAACTTTGCGAAAGCGATAGAAATGACGAATTTCTTCAATGCATTAAAAAACAGCGTTTTCGTCACTGTATTAGTCGTTATTTTTACTGTCCTGACGAATTCTATGGTCGCTTATGCGATTGCACGCAACATGCATAAAAAGTTTTATAAATTCACATTTTACTATTTTGTTAGTGCGATGTTCATCCCTTTCCCGATCATTATGCTTCCAATCGTAAGACAAACAGCATTGTGGGGCATGGATAATCTTGTGGGATTAGTCATTTTGTACATTGTCTACAATCTATCTTTCAATATCTTTATCTATGTAGGATATATAAGATCCATTCCGAAAGAATTGGAAGAAGCTGCAATAGTAGACGGCGCAACAACTTGGGGAGTGTTCTGGAAGGTCATTTTCCCGCTGCTTGCACCAATGAATGCAACTGTGGCCATCCTTACATGTCTTGGGGCATGGAACGATTTTCTGCTGCCGCTCGTCGTTCTGAGCGACAGCGACATGGCAACATTGCCGCTTGTGCAGTATATTTTCCAATCACAGTTCAGCACAGACTATAACCTGGCATTTGCCTCGTATCTGCTTGCACTGATTCCGATGATTATTGTCTATGTTTTCGCACAAAAATGGATCATCAGCGGAGTAATGAAAGGGTCAATTAAATAA
- a CDS encoding carbohydrate ABC transporter permease: MNNKNKVFLIMTVPAVLLFFIFHTYPALQGIFYSFTDWRGYGEWNFVGLKNYLNVFKDERALNAYGFTFQFAIISTILVNFFSLLVAMGLNAKIKFQKTLRAVYFMPYILSILIVGFIFNFIFTHFLPDIAGGLGMEALSKNILGDPNLAWVGIVIVAVWQAIAFNTILYLAGLVTITEDLYEAASIDGAGIWTKFWKITFPLIAPFFTINMILSMKGFLMVFDQIVALTGGGPGQSTESISLLIYRGGFQGGEFAYQSANAVIYFIVIVIFSIFQLKILEKREVGN; this comes from the coding sequence ATGAATAATAAAAACAAAGTTTTCCTCATCATGACTGTTCCTGCCGTTCTCTTATTCTTTATTTTTCATACCTATCCTGCCCTTCAGGGGATATTCTACAGTTTTACGGACTGGAGAGGATACGGGGAGTGGAACTTTGTCGGTCTGAAAAACTATCTGAATGTATTTAAGGATGAAAGAGCACTCAATGCGTACGGCTTCACCTTTCAGTTTGCCATTATTTCCACGATTCTTGTGAATTTTTTCAGCTTGCTTGTGGCAATGGGGCTTAATGCAAAAATTAAGTTTCAAAAAACACTTCGAGCTGTCTATTTCATGCCTTATATCTTAAGTATTCTGATCGTTGGTTTTATTTTCAACTTCATTTTCACGCATTTTCTGCCTGATATCGCAGGCGGCCTTGGAATGGAGGCATTATCTAAAAATATTCTGGGTGATCCGAACCTTGCCTGGGTTGGTATCGTCATCGTAGCTGTTTGGCAGGCAATCGCGTTCAATACAATCTTGTACCTTGCAGGTCTTGTAACCATTACTGAGGATTTATATGAAGCTGCAAGCATTGACGGTGCTGGAATTTGGACAAAGTTCTGGAAAATCACCTTTCCGCTGATTGCACCATTTTTTACAATTAATATGATTTTGTCGATGAAAGGTTTTCTGATGGTTTTTGACCAGATCGTTGCCCTTACAGGCGGAGGACCAGGTCAATCAACAGAATCGATTTCGCTTCTGATCTATAGAGGCGGCTTTCAGGGCGGAGAATTTGCCTATCAGTCTGCAAATGCGGTCATTTACTTTATTGTTATTGTTATCTTTTCTATCTTTCAGCTTAAGATTCTTGAAAAAAGAGAGGTGGGCAACTGA
- a CDS encoding ABC transporter substrate-binding protein: MIKKITALAAGMVLGAAILAGCSLGEEADGKVTLNLFSNKSENINTYKGLIEEFEAENPDIRIKFDSPPEAETVLRTKLIKNDIPDVMLIAGNATYGELGRAGVLEDFADTDLIDSIQPSYLDMIDRLVGPDKDGVYGLPYATNANTVIYNKLKFEELGLEVPKTWDEFIAVLEKAKAASEIPIYLTLKDAWTGMISLNSLGGNLAGEEFAEKKSSGQTSFVKSYDEVADKMLTLTEYGHKDNFGIAYGDGNNAFAAGEGVMYIQGNWAIPEILKANPEAELGVFPMPVKNDPEQNKLVSGVDVLLTISKDSEHKKEAEKFLAFMLKKETAKRYIDEQKAFSAIKGVYQEDPVFGGIKVNFEKGKITSFQDHYFPAGMGAENILQEFLIEKKKSTFLKKMDREWEKVEDR, from the coding sequence ATGATCAAGAAAATTACTGCACTCGCCGCAGGCATGGTGCTTGGGGCTGCCATATTAGCGGGATGCTCTTTAGGGGAAGAAGCGGACGGGAAAGTCACGCTTAATCTTTTCTCCAACAAATCTGAAAATATCAATACATATAAAGGTCTGATAGAAGAGTTTGAAGCAGAAAATCCAGATATCAGGATCAAATTTGATTCTCCTCCGGAAGCAGAAACCGTGCTGCGGACAAAGCTTATTAAGAATGACATTCCTGACGTTATGCTGATTGCAGGAAATGCTACATACGGTGAATTGGGAAGAGCAGGAGTGCTTGAGGATTTTGCTGATACAGATCTTATCGATTCCATCCAGCCTTCCTATCTGGACATGATTGACCGCTTAGTAGGCCCTGATAAAGATGGGGTCTACGGACTGCCATATGCGACAAACGCAAACACGGTGATCTATAACAAACTGAAGTTTGAAGAGCTTGGCCTTGAAGTTCCGAAAACGTGGGATGAATTTATCGCCGTATTGGAAAAAGCAAAAGCTGCCAGCGAAATACCAATCTATTTGACTCTTAAAGATGCATGGACTGGAATGATTTCCTTGAACTCTCTTGGAGGAAATCTGGCAGGTGAAGAATTTGCAGAAAAGAAAAGCTCTGGACAGACGTCATTTGTAAAGAGCTACGATGAAGTCGCAGACAAGATGCTGACCCTTACAGAATACGGACACAAAGACAACTTTGGAATTGCCTACGGCGATGGCAACAATGCGTTCGCAGCAGGCGAGGGTGTCATGTATATTCAGGGGAACTGGGCGATTCCTGAGATTTTAAAAGCAAATCCTGAAGCAGAACTTGGCGTTTTTCCGATGCCTGTAAAGAACGACCCAGAGCAAAACAAACTTGTTTCAGGTGTTGATGTTCTGCTGACCATCAGCAAAGACAGCGAGCACAAAAAAGAAGCCGAAAAATTCCTTGCGTTTATGCTGAAGAAAGAGACTGCAAAACGTTACATTGATGAGCAAAAGGCTTTCTCTGCAATAAAGGGAGTGTATCAGGAGGATCCCGTTTTCGGAGGAATAAAAGTAAACTTTGAAAAAGGAAAAATCACCAGTTTCCAAGATCACTATTTTCCTGCAGGAATGGGAGCAGAAAACATTCTTCAGGAATTTCTGATCGAGAAAAAGAAAAGCACTTTCTTGAAGAAAATGGATAGAGAGTGGGAGAAAGTTGAGGATCGCTAA
- a CDS encoding LacI family DNA-binding transcriptional regulator — protein sequence MKAGRRWEMNYTIKDVAKKANVSIATVSRILNNQKGYSEKTKRKVLEAIEELDYHPNAIARGLINKKTSTIGVLFPALSSMLVTELLAGIEKAAHQLGSSVIVCHTESNGSKTMKYLQLLNEKRVDGIIFTSEILKEEYYEFIQKMNIPLVLLSTESRAYSVPYVKVDDRHAAYSAAQYLIKKGHTQIGMISGNQNDLIAGKPRIDGFKDALIDHGLPVHDSQIVCSEGFTFADGIEGLKKMRQQAPEVTAIFAASDEIAFGAISEAYQQGIRIPEELSIIGYDNLSIAEMSIPPLTSLAQPFYEMGEKAAKMIFDMINGNQLIESRIMPHSIKERSSVIKKEE from the coding sequence GTGAAAGCAGGGAGAAGGTGGGAAATGAATTATACCATCAAAGATGTAGCAAAAAAGGCGAATGTTTCGATTGCTACCGTTTCAAGAATTCTGAATAATCAGAAGGGTTACTCTGAAAAAACAAAACGGAAGGTTCTTGAAGCGATTGAAGAATTGGACTACCATCCAAATGCCATTGCAAGAGGACTTATCAATAAGAAAACGTCGACAATTGGTGTATTATTTCCGGCTCTTTCAAGTATGCTCGTAACGGAACTGTTAGCCGGAATAGAAAAAGCAGCTCATCAGCTTGGATCAAGCGTGATTGTCTGCCATACAGAGTCCAATGGTTCAAAAACAATGAAATACCTGCAATTGCTTAATGAAAAGCGTGTTGACGGAATTATTTTCACGAGTGAAATTCTAAAAGAGGAATACTATGAATTTATTCAGAAAATGAATATTCCCCTAGTCCTTTTATCGACGGAATCACGTGCTTATTCAGTGCCATACGTCAAAGTGGATGACAGGCATGCGGCGTATTCTGCCGCTCAGTACTTAATTAAAAAAGGACACACGCAGATCGGCATGATCAGCGGAAATCAAAATGATCTTATAGCAGGAAAACCAAGAATTGATGGATTTAAGGATGCATTAATAGATCACGGTTTGCCTGTTCATGACAGCCAGATTGTCTGCAGTGAAGGATTTACCTTCGCTGACGGCATAGAAGGATTAAAGAAAATGAGACAGCAGGCGCCTGAAGTGACAGCTATCTTTGCGGCAAGCGATGAAATTGCTTTTGGAGCGATTTCAGAAGCTTATCAGCAGGGCATAAGAATACCCGAGGAATTATCGATTATCGGCTACGATAACTTGAGTATTGCCGAAATGTCGATACCCCCGTTAACTTCACTTGCTCAGCCCTTTTATGAAATGGGAGAAAAGGCAGCAAAAATGATATTTGACATGATCAATGGCAATCAGCTCATAGAAAGCCGGATTATGCCGCATTCCATTAAGGAAAGAAGCAGTGTAATAAAAAAAGAGGAATAG
- a CDS encoding alpha/beta fold hydrolase: MKLKKNIALIAAFSLAAIVFIVQTIKPEISNGASDAGHEGTPTVFVHGYRGTLNSFEGMMERFQSDYKWGEKTLVCTSDKRVAECKSLTDEKVKNPLIQVYFEDNDSNFEKTSLELGNILKLLKEKYGYDKINIVAHSMGGLVSVNYIQETRQDKEFLKVEKLVTIGTPFKGIQREVFEKRYHEKKHDLIAGSQAIQELYSEKDNFDPNTQVYSIAGKISKKVDGDGLVSVKSATSLKNVVASDHYREQVIVSKKATHNGLHENKEVDEEVGRFLWK, translated from the coding sequence ATGAAATTAAAAAAGAATATCGCACTTATAGCAGCTTTCAGTTTAGCAGCAATCGTTTTTATCGTTCAGACTATAAAGCCTGAGATTTCAAATGGAGCCAGTGATGCAGGGCACGAAGGAACGCCGACGGTCTTTGTGCATGGCTATAGAGGCACGCTGAATTCGTTCGAAGGCATGATGGAAAGATTTCAGTCGGATTATAAATGGGGAGAAAAAACTCTTGTTTGCACCTCTGATAAGAGAGTCGCGGAGTGTAAGTCCCTGACAGACGAAAAAGTGAAAAATCCCCTTATCCAGGTTTATTTTGAAGACAACGATTCGAATTTTGAGAAGACAAGCTTAGAACTCGGCAATATTCTTAAACTTTTAAAAGAAAAATATGGTTACGATAAAATTAATATCGTTGCACATTCTATGGGAGGCTTAGTTTCTGTCAATTATATTCAGGAAACAAGACAGGATAAAGAGTTTCTTAAAGTAGAAAAGCTCGTTACAATCGGAACTCCTTTTAAAGGCATTCAGAGGGAAGTATTTGAAAAACGATATCATGAGAAAAAGCATGATTTAATTGCCGGTTCACAGGCGATTCAGGAATTATATTCAGAAAAAGATAACTTTGATCCAAATACACAAGTTTACTCAATTGCAGGTAAAATCAGTAAAAAAGTAGATGGCGACGGTCTGGTCTCAGTCAAGAGTGCAACTTCCTTAAAAAATGTAGTCGCTTCAGATCATTACCGGGAACAAGTCATCGTGTCGAAGAAAGCTACACATAATGGATTGCATGAGAATAAAGAAGTCGATGAGGAAGTCGGCAGATTTTTGTGGAAGTAG
- a CDS encoding response regulator transcription factor produces the protein MHTCKILLVDDEEAIIKLVRTVMQKEGFLHIDESLTGASALKAIENRQYDLIVLDIMLPDISGFELCPLIKQKTDAPIIFLSAKSSDLDKLSGFAYGADDYITKPFNPLEVAARAKALLKRTMPQSNQKTAAEERYEYERFSINVSSAELTVANRTVDCSAQLFQLLIFFCKHPNRVFTKHQLYENVWNEHYMVDDNTVMVHIRKLREKIEENPSQPRYIKTIRGLGYKFVDDRVKP, from the coding sequence ATTCATACATGCAAAATTCTATTAGTGGACGATGAAGAAGCCATTATCAAGCTCGTCCGAACTGTTATGCAAAAAGAAGGCTTTTTACATATAGATGAATCCTTAACGGGAGCAAGCGCTCTTAAGGCAATTGAGAATAGACAATATGACTTAATCGTGCTTGATATCATGCTGCCTGATATAAGCGGATTTGAGCTTTGCCCGCTTATTAAACAAAAAACAGATGCGCCAATTATTTTTTTAAGCGCAAAAAGCAGTGATCTCGACAAATTATCAGGCTTTGCATATGGAGCTGATGACTATATTACAAAGCCTTTTAATCCTCTAGAAGTTGCAGCACGCGCTAAAGCTCTTTTAAAACGCACCATGCCTCAATCCAATCAAAAGACTGCTGCAGAGGAGCGGTATGAGTATGAACGCTTCAGCATAAATGTTTCTTCAGCAGAACTGACCGTAGCGAATCGGACAGTTGACTGCTCCGCGCAGCTTTTTCAGCTGCTGATTTTCTTCTGCAAACATCCAAATCGTGTATTTACCAAACATCAGCTTTATGAAAACGTCTGGAATGAGCATTACATGGTCGATGATAATACGGTAATGGTCCACATCAGGAAGCTCCGAGAGAAAATTGAAGAAAATCCAAGTCAGCCGAGATACATCAAAACAATCAGAGGTCTTGGCTACAAATTTGTGGATGACAGGGTCAAACCATGA
- a CDS encoding sensor histidine kinase KdpD yields the protein MNLKRKLTRFFIFHMIVWFILFLTITGASLAILMTQDFNNMLEKEVKRIDPLYIGDIFQFSDDNISLDKSARDAIKKQNGWLQVIDEEGAVVFSYLTPSSIPKKYSLQHFFADAERSFHYDQTYWMLHQEEDSYIVLYGKHSANTDLMSDLKDNGLSFNEKPVLSKEMQADFSKQKAWLAVYDSEYSLIYSHNKQNKNLPKYFEIMSYKKEPWNHKTSISTYADPATGYKYVIGSPNKEYFPDDQFDSSLMISLFKWIIVFVLFTGILFFIISIWYSNKLGKPLLHTILWLENLATGRYAEPLSKKGVRASSRQNGKLKNSFRIYHDIIYSLNVLTSNLIQKDKDRAMMDERREGWITGLSHDLKTPLSSLYGYAYMLESDQYDWTKEEVQDFAGIMKDKASYMTSLIEDFNLTYRLKNNALPLHIETEEMNETIRRSIVHFLNDPLYQEREIDFHPSEDEIYYPIDKRWFQRIIENLVANAFKHNPSSTEVGISMKKEEEYFSILIKDSGNGMDAATKDNLFDRYFRGTNTEESTKGTGLGLAIAKQLILAHNGEIAVWSELGKGTVITLKFPL from the coding sequence ATGAACTTAAAAAGAAAGCTCACTCGTTTTTTTATTTTTCATATGATTGTCTGGTTTATTCTCTTTTTGACCATCACGGGAGCATCACTCGCGATCTTGATGACACAGGATTTCAATAACATGCTTGAAAAAGAAGTGAAACGCATTGACCCGCTGTACATAGGAGATATTTTTCAGTTTTCAGATGATAACATCTCGCTTGACAAGTCTGCCAGAGATGCAATTAAAAAACAGAATGGCTGGCTGCAGGTAATTGATGAGGAAGGGGCCGTAGTCTTTTCGTACTTGACACCTTCTTCCATTCCGAAAAAATATTCTCTGCAGCACTTTTTTGCAGATGCTGAAAGATCCTTTCACTATGACCAGACGTATTGGATGCTTCACCAGGAAGAAGATTCCTATATAGTCCTCTACGGAAAGCATTCCGCTAATACCGATCTGATGTCTGACCTTAAAGATAACGGCCTTTCATTTAATGAGAAGCCAGTGCTTTCAAAAGAAATGCAGGCCGATTTTTCAAAACAAAAAGCCTGGCTTGCGGTTTATGATTCTGAGTACTCATTAATTTACTCTCATAATAAACAAAATAAAAATCTGCCAAAATACTTCGAGATCATGTCTTATAAAAAAGAACCGTGGAATCATAAAACGTCTATTTCCACTTATGCCGATCCGGCAACCGGCTATAAATATGTCATTGGTTCGCCAAATAAAGAGTACTTCCCCGACGATCAGTTTGACAGCAGTCTCATGATCTCTTTATTCAAATGGATAATCGTTTTCGTACTTTTCACTGGAATCTTATTTTTTATTATCTCTATCTGGTATTCAAATAAGCTTGGAAAGCCGCTGCTTCATACGATTCTATGGCTTGAAAATCTCGCCACTGGACGATACGCGGAACCTCTTTCTAAAAAAGGCGTCCGGGCAAGCTCGAGACAAAACGGAAAGTTAAAAAACTCTTTTAGAATTTATCACGACATTATCTACTCTCTCAATGTGCTTACCTCTAACTTAATTCAAAAGGATAAAGACAGGGCCATGATGGATGAAAGAAGAGAAGGGTGGATTACAGGACTGTCTCATGATTTGAAGACGCCTTTAAGCTCGCTTTACGGCTATGCATATATGCTGGAGTCTGATCAATATGACTGGACAAAGGAAGAGGTTCAGGATTTCGCAGGAATTATGAAAGACAAAGCAAGCTATATGACATCTTTGATTGAAGACTTCAATCTGACCTATCGGCTGAAAAATAATGCTCTTCCGCTTCATATTGAAACAGAGGAAATGAATGAAACAATCAGAAGATCCATTGTGCATTTTTTAAATGACCCGCTTTATCAAGAACGGGAAATAGATTTTCACCCTTCAGAAGATGAAATCTATTATCCTATTGATAAAAGATGGTTTCAACGCATTATTGAAAACCTTGTTGCTAACGCATTCAAGCATAATCCATCTTCAACAGAGGTTGGAATTTCGATGAAAAAAGAAGAAGAGTACTTCTCTATCCTGATTAAAGACTCTGGCAATGGGATGGATGCGGCAACAAAGGATAATCTGTTTGACCGTTATTTCAGAGGAACAAACACAGAAGAATCAACAAAAGGGACCGGACTCGGACTTGCCATTGCAAAGCAGCTGATTCTTGCTCATAATGGCGAGATCGCCGTCTGGAGCGAGCTTGGCAAAGGTACAGTTATTACGCTTAAATTCCCGCTTTAA